One genomic segment of Primulina tabacum isolate GXHZ01 chromosome 9, ASM2559414v2, whole genome shotgun sequence includes these proteins:
- the LOC142555991 gene encoding 1-phosphatidylinositol-3-phosphate 5-kinase FAB1B-like isoform X1 codes for MDAPNKNFYDLIGLLKSWIPWRSEPAHVSRDFWMPDQSCRVCYECDTQFTLLNRRHHCRICGRIFCGKCTSNWVPTPPSEPEIPQEEWDKIRVCNYCFRQWQQVLSAPVDDGIQVSKVDLISTSPSATSFISTKSCGTCDSSSVTFVSLPQSCAISPPQSETMETTIERQSVTATTSNDYAMEIGEQNLSQNQFGLCSNRSDGDDDDEYGVYHLGPRTSSFSQINGYYGHVQFEDMGDGYESHKVHPESIALDIESRISSPLHDIFYSQASDDVQQIVEKGVDDDIGDDDEAPSLYSAEDVDTKPVDFENNGVLWLPPEPEDEEDEREAVLFEDDDDGDATGEWGYLRSSSSFGSGEYRSRDKSNEEHKKVIKNVVDGHFRALIVQLLQVENLHTAEETDGESWVEIITVLSWEAATLLKPDMSKGEQMDPGGYVKVKCLASGRRSESMVVKGVVCKKNVAHRRMTSNIEKPRVLMLGGALEYQRVSNALSSFDTLLQQEMDHLKMAVAKIDAHHPDILLVEKSVSRHAQEYLLAKDISLVLNIKKPLLERIARCTGGQIAPSIDNLSSQKLGYCDMFHVERLLEEHGTAGQGGKKLVKTLMYFEGCPKPFGCTILLRGANGDELKKVKHVIQYGIFAAYHLALETSFLADEGALPELPSNSPITVAIPEKPSKIGRSISNITGYTIPANEQTPGIHSFNEQQRSNSLPTSDLVNAAIMSFHKNECTDTSTLPAPMSFQYPKSLVSFSVNNYHHCPSNEPSASHSSEERDLVDFVMASEVKTFEADGLAATEDFLSVNDYCDSTIRSMNKNFCNLDANTNGSNPSSFLADKKVTPEQNGLKEDFWPSPSNHQSILVSLSSRCVWKGTVCERSHLFRIKYYGSFDKPLGRFLRDHLFDQDYRCRSCEMPAESHVQCYTHLQGTLTISVKKLPEILLRGEKEGKIWMWHRCLKCPRTNGFPPATRRIVMSDAAWGLSFGKFLELSFSNHAAASRVASCGHSLHRDCLRFYGFGKMVACFRYASIDVHSVYLPPSKLDFNYGSQEWIEKELNEVACRAELLFSEVLNSLRLLEERKSGPSQPNNGIKIPESRRQITDLEGMLQKEKEEFEESFRKVVKTDAKKGLPAIDILELYRLRRQIVFQSYMWDRRLIYADSFGDNNQTGDVEVSCSEHIQKSYSVGENLHDINVPVKTGETLCPAQSIPVDAKSDQNPDEEVSIRHRDSSEVVHQPTDVSLNPEHGNQDPTTLFVGVNTTTESDPLELNISVHRSLSDRQALICLSDTLEAAWTGENQPGTGIPKNNNFYESLEVDTSSTLGVSENLDVEDSAEDLRMSKISRSPSVLSTRGSDNIKDTVSWLSMPFISFYRSLNKNFVGTTQKLDTLGEYDPVYISSFRESELQGGPKLLLPLGINDTVISVYDDEPTSIVAYALVSPDYVTQISDEPERSKDIADSMFSTLSLDPGHFQSFHSLDEMVLDSYKSLGPGDESILSLSSTRSSMPVDPLSYTKALHARVSFSDDGPKVKYAVTCYYAKRFEALRSICCPSEMDFIRSLSRCKKWGAQGGKSNAFFAKTLDDRFIVKQVTKTELESFIKFAPGYFSYLSESIRSGSPTCLAKILGIYQVTSKHLKGGKDSKMDVLVMENLLFGRNLTRLYDLKGSSRSRYNPDSSGSNKVLLDQNLIEAMPTSPIFVGNKAKRLLERAVWNDTGFLASVDVMDYSLLVGVDEEKHELVLGIIDFMRQYTWDKHLETWVKASGFLGGPKNASPTVISPKEYKRRFRKAMTTYFLMVPDQW; via the exons ATGGATGCTCCCAATAAGAATTTCTATGATCTGATTGGGTTGTTAAAGTCCTGGATCCCTTGGCGATCCGAGCCAGCTCATGTGTCAAGGGATTTTTGGATGCCCGATCAGAGTTGCAGAGTATGCTACGAATGTGATACCCAGTTCACCTTACTCAACCGTAGGCACCATTGTCGCATCTGTGGCCGAATTTTTTGCGGAAAGTGCACTTCAAATTGGGTTCCTACGCCACCCAGTGAACCTGAGATTCCACAGGAAGAGTGGGATAAGATTAGGGTCTGCAATTACTGTTTCAGACAATGGCAGCAAGTTTTATCGGCACCTGTTGATGATGGAATCCAGGTCTCCAAAGTGGACCTCATCAGCACCTCACCATCTGCCACCAGTTTTATCAGCACCAAATCCTGTGGAACCTGTGACAGTAGTAGTGTTACCTTTGTTTCATTACCTCAGTCTTGTGCAATTAGTCCACCTCAATCAGAAACAATGGAGACTACAATAGAAAGACAAAGTGTTACAGCAACAACAAGCAATGATTATGCCATGGAGATAGGAGAACAAAACCTATCTCAAAACCAATTTGGATTATGCTCCAACAG GAGTGatggtgatgatgatgatgaataCGGAGTATATCACTTGGGTCCAAGGACTAGTTCATTTTCTCAGATTAATGGCTATTATGGTCATGTTCAATTTGAAGATATGGGCGATGGCTATGAATCCCATAAAGTCCATCCTGAAAGCATTGCTCTTGATATAGAAAGTCGGATCAGTTCTCCACtacatgatattttttattccCAGGCCTCTGATGATGTTCAGCAGATCGTGGAAAAAGGTGTCGACGATGACATAGGTGACGATGATGAGGCACCTTCTTTATATTCTGCTGAAGATGTTGATACCAAACCtgttgattttgaaaataatggagTTCTGTGGCTCCCTCCTGAACCagaagatgaagaagatgaaAGGGAGGCAGTTTTGTTTGAGGATGACGATGATGGGGATGCCACTGGAGAATGGGGGTACTTGCGCAGTTCAAGCAGCTTTGGGAGTGGCGAATATCGAAGCAGGGACAAATCAAATGAGGAGCACAAGAAAGTCATTAAGAACGTTGTTGATGGCCATTTCCGTGCTTTAATAGTGCAACTCTTGCAGGTAGAGAATCTTCATACAGCAGAGGAAACTGATGGAGAAAGTTGGGTAGAAATAATCACTGTCTTGTCATGGGAGGCTGCTACATTGTTAAAGCCAGATATGAGCAAGGGTGAGCAGATGGATCCAGGGGGCTATGTGAAAGTCAAATGTTTGGCCTCTGGGCGTCGGAGTGAGAG CATGGTGGTCAAAGGAGTTGTTTGCAAGAAAAATGTAGCTCATCGACGGATGACTTCAAACATTGAGAAACCTCGGGTTCTAATGCTTGGTGGAGCTCTCGAATACCAGCGTGTTTCTAATGCTCTTTCAAGCTTTGATACTTTGTTACAGCAG GAAATGGATCATCTTAAGATGGCAGTTGCAAAAATAGATGCACACCATCCTGACATTCTTTTGGTGGAGAAATCTGTTTCGCGACATGCACAGGAGTATCTGCTTGCAAAAGATATATCACTTGTTCTGAATATCAAAAAACCACTCTTGGAGCGCATAGCCCGCTGCACGGGTGGTCAAATAGCTCCTTCAATTGATAATCTATCTTCTCAAAAATTGGGATATTGTGATATGTTCCATGTTGAAAGGTTGTTAGAAGAGCATGGAACGGCTGGACAGGGTGGAAAGAAGCTGGTGAAGACGCTGATGTATTTTGAAGGTTGTCCAAAGCCGTTTGGTTGCACG ATATTACTTCGAGGTGCCAATGGGGACGAGTTAAAGAAAGTAAAGCATGTTATACAATATGGGATCTTTGCTGCTTATCATTTAGCTCTGGAGACATCTTTTCTTGCTGATGAAGGTGCTCTGCCAGAACTACCATCAAACTCCCCAATTAcagttgcaattccagaaaagCCATCTAAAATTGGGAGGTCCATCTCAAATATTACTGGGTATACCATCCCTGCCAACGAACAAACTCCCGGAATTCACTCATTCAATGAACAGCAGAGATCAAATAGTCTGCCTACTTCTGATCTGGTGAATGCTGCAATCATGTCCTTTCACAAAAATGAATGTACAGATACATCTACACTTCCAGCTCCTATGAGTTTTCAGTATCCCAAATCTCTTGTCTCATTTTCTGTTAATAACTATCATCATTGTCCTTCTAATGAACCATCTGCTTCCCACTCATCAGAGGAAAGAGACCTTGTAGATTTTGTCATGGCTTCGGAGGTAAAAACTTTTGAAGCAGATGGACTGGCTGCTACCGAAGATTTTCTTAGTGTAAATGATTACTGTGATTCAACTATCAGAAGTATGAATAAGAATTTCTGCAACCTGGATGCAAACACAAATGGTTCAAATCCATCATCTTTTCTCGCTGATAAAAAAGTTACCCCGGAACAAAATGGTTTGAAGGAAGATTTTTGGCCTTCCCCCTCGAACCATCAAAGCATCTTGGTTTCCTTATCATCGCGATGTGTGTGGAAAGGAACCGTCTGTGAGAGATCTCATTTATTTCGGATAAAATATTATGGAAGCTTTGACAAGCCATTGGGCCGTTTTCTGCGGGATCATTTGTTTGATCAG GATTATAGATGCCGCTCATGTGAGATGCCGGCAGAATCTCATGTTCAATGTTATACTCATCTACAAGGTACTCTTACAATCTCAGTTAAGAAACTGCCAGAAATTCTTCTTCGAGGTgaaaaggaaggaaagatttggATGTGGCATCGTTGCCTAAAGTGCCCACGAACTAATGGTTTCCCTCCTGCAACTCGAAGGATTGTGATGTCTGATGCTGCATGGGGACTGTCCTTTGGAAAGTTTTTGGAATTAAGCTTTTCAAATCACGCAGCAGCAAGCAGAGTGGCAAGCTGCGGCCATTCTTTACATAGAGACTGTCTTAGGTTTTATGG GTTTGGGAAAATGGTTGCTTGCTTTCGGTATGCATCCATTGATGTTCATTCAGTCTACCTGCCTCCCTCAAAGCTTGATTTTAATTATGGAAGTCAGGAGTGGATTGAAAAAGAATTGAATGAG GTGGCTTGCCGCGCAGAGCTTTTGTTCTCTGAAGTGCTTAATTCTCTTCGTCTTCTGGAGGAAAGAAAATCTGGCCCTAGTCAGCCCAATAATGGCATTAAAATTCCTGAATCAAGACGCCAAATAACAGATCTAGAAGGGATGTTGCAGAAAGAGAAGGAAGAATTTGAG GAATCCTTCCGAAAAGTAGTGAAGACGGATGCAAAAAAAGGGCTGCCTGCGATAGATATTCTTGAGCTGTATCGACTCAGACGACAAATAGTTTTCCAATCTTATATGTGGGACCGCCGTCTGATATATGCAGATAGTTTTGGTGACAATAACCAAACAGGTGATGTGGAGGTCTCATGTTCAGAACACATTCAGAAATCTTATAGTGTTGGTGAGAATCTTCATGATATCAATGTCCCTGTTAAAACTGGTGAAACATTGTGTCCTGCTCAATCTATTCCTGTTGATGCAAAATCTGACCAAAATCCTGATGAAGAGGTCAGCATTAGGCATAGAGATTCTTCTGAGGTTGTTCATCAACCAACCGATGTGTCTCTTAACCCTGAACATGGAAATCAAGATCCAACTACACTTTTTGTTGGGGTGAATaccactactgaatctgatcctcTGGAGTTAAACATTAGCGTCCATAGATCCCTCTCTGACAGGCAAGCTCTTATTTGTTTATCAGATACTCTTGAGGCAGCTTGGACTGGTGAAAACCAGCCTGGTACTGGGATCCCTAAGAACAATAACTTTTACGAATCATTAGAAGTAGATACATCATCTACGTTAGGCGTATCTGAAAATTTGGATGTAGAAGATTCGGCGGAGGATTTGAGAATGTCAAAGATATCTCGGTCGCCTTCTGTTTTGTCAACTAGAGGTTCTGATAATATAAAAGACACTGTAAGCTGGTTATCTATGCCGTTTATAAGTTTCTATCGATCTTTAAACAAAAATTTTGTTGGAACTACCCAGAAACTGGATACGCTTGGCGAATATGATCCAGTTTACATTTCATCATTTCGGGAGTCTGAACTCCAAGGCGGGCCCAAGTTGCTTCTGCCTCTGGGGATTAATGACACTGTCATTTCAGTATATGATGATGAACCCACTAGTATTGTAGCTTATGCACTTGTTTCTCCTGATTATGTTACCCAAATTTCTGATGAGCCGGAGAGATCTAAGGACATTGCTGACTCAATGTTTTCTACGTTATCCCTCGATCCTGGGCATTTTCAGTCGTTTCATTCTTTGGACGAAATGGTGCTGGACTCTTATAAAAGTCTTGGACCTGGAGATGAGAGCATCTTATCCTTGTCAAGTACTCGTAGCTCCATGCCTGTGGATCCACTGTCTTATACAAAAGCTTTGCATGCCAGAGTGTCTTTTTCGGATGATGGACCCAAGGTGAAATATGCAGTTACATGTTACTATGCGAAGCGTTTTGAAGCTCTTAGGAGTATATGTTGTCCATCCGAAATGGATTTTATTAGATCCCTTAGCCGATGTAAGAAGTGGGGAGCTCAAGGTGGCAAGAGCAATGCATTTTTCGCGAAAACCTTGGATGATCGGTTTATCGTAAAGCAAGTTACAAAGACCGAGCTGGAATCTTTCATTAAGTTTGCTCCTGGATATTTCAGTTATCTTTCAGAATCAATACGCTCAGGAAGCCCAACATGCCTAGCGAAGATCCTTGGAATTTATCAG GTCACGTCTAAGCATCTGAAAGGAGGGAAAGATTCCAAAATGGATGTGCTGGTCATGGAGAATCTCCTGTTTGGTAGAAATCTTACACGGCTCTATGATCTTAAAGGATCTTCTAGGTCTCGGTATAATCCTGATTCTTCTGGAAGTAACAAGGTTTTGCTGGATCAGAACTTGATTGAAGCTATGCCTACTTCCCCAATTTTTGTTGGAAACAAGGCCAAGAGATTATTGGAAAGAGCAGTCTGGAATGACACCGGTTTTCTTGCT TCGGTAGATGTGATGGATTACTCGCTACTGGTAGGGGTCGATGAAGAGAAGCATGAGCTTGTTCTTGGGATTATAGATTTCATGAGACAGTATACATGGGACAAGCACCTGGAGACATGGGTGAAGGCATCGGGCTTCCTTGGTGGACCAAAAAATGCTTCACCAACTGTAATTTCCCCGAAAGAATACAAGAGGAGGTTCAGAAAAGCCATGACCACGTATTTTCTGATGGTTCCAGATCAATGGTAG
- the LOC142555991 gene encoding 1-phosphatidylinositol-3-phosphate 5-kinase FAB1B-like isoform X2, whose translation MDAPNKNFYDLIGLLKSWIPWRSEPAHVSRDFWMPDQSCRVCYECDTQFTLLNRRHHCRICGRIFCGKCTSNWVPTPPSEPEIPQEEWDKIRVCNYCFRQWQQVLSAPVDDGIQVSKVDLISTSPSATSFISTKSCGTCDSSSVTFVSLPQSCAISPPQSETMETTIERQSVTATTSNDYAMEIGEQNLSQNQFGLCSNSDGDDDDEYGVYHLGPRTSSFSQINGYYGHVQFEDMGDGYESHKVHPESIALDIESRISSPLHDIFYSQASDDVQQIVEKGVDDDIGDDDEAPSLYSAEDVDTKPVDFENNGVLWLPPEPEDEEDEREAVLFEDDDDGDATGEWGYLRSSSSFGSGEYRSRDKSNEEHKKVIKNVVDGHFRALIVQLLQVENLHTAEETDGESWVEIITVLSWEAATLLKPDMSKGEQMDPGGYVKVKCLASGRRSESMVVKGVVCKKNVAHRRMTSNIEKPRVLMLGGALEYQRVSNALSSFDTLLQQEMDHLKMAVAKIDAHHPDILLVEKSVSRHAQEYLLAKDISLVLNIKKPLLERIARCTGGQIAPSIDNLSSQKLGYCDMFHVERLLEEHGTAGQGGKKLVKTLMYFEGCPKPFGCTILLRGANGDELKKVKHVIQYGIFAAYHLALETSFLADEGALPELPSNSPITVAIPEKPSKIGRSISNITGYTIPANEQTPGIHSFNEQQRSNSLPTSDLVNAAIMSFHKNECTDTSTLPAPMSFQYPKSLVSFSVNNYHHCPSNEPSASHSSEERDLVDFVMASEVKTFEADGLAATEDFLSVNDYCDSTIRSMNKNFCNLDANTNGSNPSSFLADKKVTPEQNGLKEDFWPSPSNHQSILVSLSSRCVWKGTVCERSHLFRIKYYGSFDKPLGRFLRDHLFDQDYRCRSCEMPAESHVQCYTHLQGTLTISVKKLPEILLRGEKEGKIWMWHRCLKCPRTNGFPPATRRIVMSDAAWGLSFGKFLELSFSNHAAASRVASCGHSLHRDCLRFYGFGKMVACFRYASIDVHSVYLPPSKLDFNYGSQEWIEKELNEVACRAELLFSEVLNSLRLLEERKSGPSQPNNGIKIPESRRQITDLEGMLQKEKEEFEESFRKVVKTDAKKGLPAIDILELYRLRRQIVFQSYMWDRRLIYADSFGDNNQTGDVEVSCSEHIQKSYSVGENLHDINVPVKTGETLCPAQSIPVDAKSDQNPDEEVSIRHRDSSEVVHQPTDVSLNPEHGNQDPTTLFVGVNTTTESDPLELNISVHRSLSDRQALICLSDTLEAAWTGENQPGTGIPKNNNFYESLEVDTSSTLGVSENLDVEDSAEDLRMSKISRSPSVLSTRGSDNIKDTVSWLSMPFISFYRSLNKNFVGTTQKLDTLGEYDPVYISSFRESELQGGPKLLLPLGINDTVISVYDDEPTSIVAYALVSPDYVTQISDEPERSKDIADSMFSTLSLDPGHFQSFHSLDEMVLDSYKSLGPGDESILSLSSTRSSMPVDPLSYTKALHARVSFSDDGPKVKYAVTCYYAKRFEALRSICCPSEMDFIRSLSRCKKWGAQGGKSNAFFAKTLDDRFIVKQVTKTELESFIKFAPGYFSYLSESIRSGSPTCLAKILGIYQVTSKHLKGGKDSKMDVLVMENLLFGRNLTRLYDLKGSSRSRYNPDSSGSNKVLLDQNLIEAMPTSPIFVGNKAKRLLERAVWNDTGFLASVDVMDYSLLVGVDEEKHELVLGIIDFMRQYTWDKHLETWVKASGFLGGPKNASPTVISPKEYKRRFRKAMTTYFLMVPDQW comes from the exons ATGGATGCTCCCAATAAGAATTTCTATGATCTGATTGGGTTGTTAAAGTCCTGGATCCCTTGGCGATCCGAGCCAGCTCATGTGTCAAGGGATTTTTGGATGCCCGATCAGAGTTGCAGAGTATGCTACGAATGTGATACCCAGTTCACCTTACTCAACCGTAGGCACCATTGTCGCATCTGTGGCCGAATTTTTTGCGGAAAGTGCACTTCAAATTGGGTTCCTACGCCACCCAGTGAACCTGAGATTCCACAGGAAGAGTGGGATAAGATTAGGGTCTGCAATTACTGTTTCAGACAATGGCAGCAAGTTTTATCGGCACCTGTTGATGATGGAATCCAGGTCTCCAAAGTGGACCTCATCAGCACCTCACCATCTGCCACCAGTTTTATCAGCACCAAATCCTGTGGAACCTGTGACAGTAGTAGTGTTACCTTTGTTTCATTACCTCAGTCTTGTGCAATTAGTCCACCTCAATCAGAAACAATGGAGACTACAATAGAAAGACAAAGTGTTACAGCAACAACAAGCAATGATTATGCCATGGAGATAGGAGAACAAAACCTATCTCAAAACCAATTTGGATTATGCTCCAACAG TGatggtgatgatgatgatgaataCGGAGTATATCACTTGGGTCCAAGGACTAGTTCATTTTCTCAGATTAATGGCTATTATGGTCATGTTCAATTTGAAGATATGGGCGATGGCTATGAATCCCATAAAGTCCATCCTGAAAGCATTGCTCTTGATATAGAAAGTCGGATCAGTTCTCCACtacatgatattttttattccCAGGCCTCTGATGATGTTCAGCAGATCGTGGAAAAAGGTGTCGACGATGACATAGGTGACGATGATGAGGCACCTTCTTTATATTCTGCTGAAGATGTTGATACCAAACCtgttgattttgaaaataatggagTTCTGTGGCTCCCTCCTGAACCagaagatgaagaagatgaaAGGGAGGCAGTTTTGTTTGAGGATGACGATGATGGGGATGCCACTGGAGAATGGGGGTACTTGCGCAGTTCAAGCAGCTTTGGGAGTGGCGAATATCGAAGCAGGGACAAATCAAATGAGGAGCACAAGAAAGTCATTAAGAACGTTGTTGATGGCCATTTCCGTGCTTTAATAGTGCAACTCTTGCAGGTAGAGAATCTTCATACAGCAGAGGAAACTGATGGAGAAAGTTGGGTAGAAATAATCACTGTCTTGTCATGGGAGGCTGCTACATTGTTAAAGCCAGATATGAGCAAGGGTGAGCAGATGGATCCAGGGGGCTATGTGAAAGTCAAATGTTTGGCCTCTGGGCGTCGGAGTGAGAG CATGGTGGTCAAAGGAGTTGTTTGCAAGAAAAATGTAGCTCATCGACGGATGACTTCAAACATTGAGAAACCTCGGGTTCTAATGCTTGGTGGAGCTCTCGAATACCAGCGTGTTTCTAATGCTCTTTCAAGCTTTGATACTTTGTTACAGCAG GAAATGGATCATCTTAAGATGGCAGTTGCAAAAATAGATGCACACCATCCTGACATTCTTTTGGTGGAGAAATCTGTTTCGCGACATGCACAGGAGTATCTGCTTGCAAAAGATATATCACTTGTTCTGAATATCAAAAAACCACTCTTGGAGCGCATAGCCCGCTGCACGGGTGGTCAAATAGCTCCTTCAATTGATAATCTATCTTCTCAAAAATTGGGATATTGTGATATGTTCCATGTTGAAAGGTTGTTAGAAGAGCATGGAACGGCTGGACAGGGTGGAAAGAAGCTGGTGAAGACGCTGATGTATTTTGAAGGTTGTCCAAAGCCGTTTGGTTGCACG ATATTACTTCGAGGTGCCAATGGGGACGAGTTAAAGAAAGTAAAGCATGTTATACAATATGGGATCTTTGCTGCTTATCATTTAGCTCTGGAGACATCTTTTCTTGCTGATGAAGGTGCTCTGCCAGAACTACCATCAAACTCCCCAATTAcagttgcaattccagaaaagCCATCTAAAATTGGGAGGTCCATCTCAAATATTACTGGGTATACCATCCCTGCCAACGAACAAACTCCCGGAATTCACTCATTCAATGAACAGCAGAGATCAAATAGTCTGCCTACTTCTGATCTGGTGAATGCTGCAATCATGTCCTTTCACAAAAATGAATGTACAGATACATCTACACTTCCAGCTCCTATGAGTTTTCAGTATCCCAAATCTCTTGTCTCATTTTCTGTTAATAACTATCATCATTGTCCTTCTAATGAACCATCTGCTTCCCACTCATCAGAGGAAAGAGACCTTGTAGATTTTGTCATGGCTTCGGAGGTAAAAACTTTTGAAGCAGATGGACTGGCTGCTACCGAAGATTTTCTTAGTGTAAATGATTACTGTGATTCAACTATCAGAAGTATGAATAAGAATTTCTGCAACCTGGATGCAAACACAAATGGTTCAAATCCATCATCTTTTCTCGCTGATAAAAAAGTTACCCCGGAACAAAATGGTTTGAAGGAAGATTTTTGGCCTTCCCCCTCGAACCATCAAAGCATCTTGGTTTCCTTATCATCGCGATGTGTGTGGAAAGGAACCGTCTGTGAGAGATCTCATTTATTTCGGATAAAATATTATGGAAGCTTTGACAAGCCATTGGGCCGTTTTCTGCGGGATCATTTGTTTGATCAG GATTATAGATGCCGCTCATGTGAGATGCCGGCAGAATCTCATGTTCAATGTTATACTCATCTACAAGGTACTCTTACAATCTCAGTTAAGAAACTGCCAGAAATTCTTCTTCGAGGTgaaaaggaaggaaagatttggATGTGGCATCGTTGCCTAAAGTGCCCACGAACTAATGGTTTCCCTCCTGCAACTCGAAGGATTGTGATGTCTGATGCTGCATGGGGACTGTCCTTTGGAAAGTTTTTGGAATTAAGCTTTTCAAATCACGCAGCAGCAAGCAGAGTGGCAAGCTGCGGCCATTCTTTACATAGAGACTGTCTTAGGTTTTATGG GTTTGGGAAAATGGTTGCTTGCTTTCGGTATGCATCCATTGATGTTCATTCAGTCTACCTGCCTCCCTCAAAGCTTGATTTTAATTATGGAAGTCAGGAGTGGATTGAAAAAGAATTGAATGAG GTGGCTTGCCGCGCAGAGCTTTTGTTCTCTGAAGTGCTTAATTCTCTTCGTCTTCTGGAGGAAAGAAAATCTGGCCCTAGTCAGCCCAATAATGGCATTAAAATTCCTGAATCAAGACGCCAAATAACAGATCTAGAAGGGATGTTGCAGAAAGAGAAGGAAGAATTTGAG GAATCCTTCCGAAAAGTAGTGAAGACGGATGCAAAAAAAGGGCTGCCTGCGATAGATATTCTTGAGCTGTATCGACTCAGACGACAAATAGTTTTCCAATCTTATATGTGGGACCGCCGTCTGATATATGCAGATAGTTTTGGTGACAATAACCAAACAGGTGATGTGGAGGTCTCATGTTCAGAACACATTCAGAAATCTTATAGTGTTGGTGAGAATCTTCATGATATCAATGTCCCTGTTAAAACTGGTGAAACATTGTGTCCTGCTCAATCTATTCCTGTTGATGCAAAATCTGACCAAAATCCTGATGAAGAGGTCAGCATTAGGCATAGAGATTCTTCTGAGGTTGTTCATCAACCAACCGATGTGTCTCTTAACCCTGAACATGGAAATCAAGATCCAACTACACTTTTTGTTGGGGTGAATaccactactgaatctgatcctcTGGAGTTAAACATTAGCGTCCATAGATCCCTCTCTGACAGGCAAGCTCTTATTTGTTTATCAGATACTCTTGAGGCAGCTTGGACTGGTGAAAACCAGCCTGGTACTGGGATCCCTAAGAACAATAACTTTTACGAATCATTAGAAGTAGATACATCATCTACGTTAGGCGTATCTGAAAATTTGGATGTAGAAGATTCGGCGGAGGATTTGAGAATGTCAAAGATATCTCGGTCGCCTTCTGTTTTGTCAACTAGAGGTTCTGATAATATAAAAGACACTGTAAGCTGGTTATCTATGCCGTTTATAAGTTTCTATCGATCTTTAAACAAAAATTTTGTTGGAACTACCCAGAAACTGGATACGCTTGGCGAATATGATCCAGTTTACATTTCATCATTTCGGGAGTCTGAACTCCAAGGCGGGCCCAAGTTGCTTCTGCCTCTGGGGATTAATGACACTGTCATTTCAGTATATGATGATGAACCCACTAGTATTGTAGCTTATGCACTTGTTTCTCCTGATTATGTTACCCAAATTTCTGATGAGCCGGAGAGATCTAAGGACATTGCTGACTCAATGTTTTCTACGTTATCCCTCGATCCTGGGCATTTTCAGTCGTTTCATTCTTTGGACGAAATGGTGCTGGACTCTTATAAAAGTCTTGGACCTGGAGATGAGAGCATCTTATCCTTGTCAAGTACTCGTAGCTCCATGCCTGTGGATCCACTGTCTTATACAAAAGCTTTGCATGCCAGAGTGTCTTTTTCGGATGATGGACCCAAGGTGAAATATGCAGTTACATGTTACTATGCGAAGCGTTTTGAAGCTCTTAGGAGTATATGTTGTCCATCCGAAATGGATTTTATTAGATCCCTTAGCCGATGTAAGAAGTGGGGAGCTCAAGGTGGCAAGAGCAATGCATTTTTCGCGAAAACCTTGGATGATCGGTTTATCGTAAAGCAAGTTACAAAGACCGAGCTGGAATCTTTCATTAAGTTTGCTCCTGGATATTTCAGTTATCTTTCAGAATCAATACGCTCAGGAAGCCCAACATGCCTAGCGAAGATCCTTGGAATTTATCAG GTCACGTCTAAGCATCTGAAAGGAGGGAAAGATTCCAAAATGGATGTGCTGGTCATGGAGAATCTCCTGTTTGGTAGAAATCTTACACGGCTCTATGATCTTAAAGGATCTTCTAGGTCTCGGTATAATCCTGATTCTTCTGGAAGTAACAAGGTTTTGCTGGATCAGAACTTGATTGAAGCTATGCCTACTTCCCCAATTTTTGTTGGAAACAAGGCCAAGAGATTATTGGAAAGAGCAGTCTGGAATGACACCGGTTTTCTTGCT TCGGTAGATGTGATGGATTACTCGCTACTGGTAGGGGTCGATGAAGAGAAGCATGAGCTTGTTCTTGGGATTATAGATTTCATGAGACAGTATACATGGGACAAGCACCTGGAGACATGGGTGAAGGCATCGGGCTTCCTTGGTGGACCAAAAAATGCTTCACCAACTGTAATTTCCCCGAAAGAATACAAGAGGAGGTTCAGAAAAGCCATGACCACGTATTTTCTGATGGTTCCAGATCAATGGTAG